The region CACTTCGCCGTCTGCTACAGCATAGCGTAGGGCTTCGTCAAAATCGATATGCTCATTTTTAGACAGGGAATGTTTCAGATACCAGACCCTGAGAGGCGGCTGCGCTTTCTCTCTGGTAACTAGCGCAAGGATGATAATCTTTCGATACTCGGCAAGATTCGCCTGCCATTCTTCCAGTGACATTCTGAACCCCTTCCACCTGTCCTGTATCTCGGCCGCCACTACAGTGGCGGCATGGGAAACGATGCAGGGTTAAATCCATATACAGGCGACTACACCGGAGAGCGCATCAGCCATCTGGGCAACGCCATCTATCTGCGCATCATGACGCCTCTGGGCACATGGTGGGCAGACCCCACGGTAGGTTCGCGCCTGCACGAAATAGCGCGCGAAAAAGACCTGCCCCGCATCCGTACCCTTGCACAGCAATATGCCCAGCAGGCATTGGCCCCGTTGGTTGAGGCAGGCAGAGCACAGTCCATACAGGTGACGGCCATGCAGCCGCATAACGGTGTATGCCTGTTGATTATCTGTGCCACTGATTCAACCGGTAATCAACAGACGTTCCAATACCCTGTTCGTGTTATCTGAACAGATTACAGGATTCGCCATGCCGTATATCACGCCAGACTTCGCCGCTATCCGTCAGGGTATTCTGCGCGATACGCAAAACCTGCAGCCCGATGCCGCGACGTTGCCCGACAGCGACAACTACGTGCGGGCCAGTGCCACGGCATCGGCCATCGAAGGGTTGTACCAGCACCAGCTGTGGATTGCCCGCCAGATTCTGCCGGACACGGCGGATACCGAATACCTTGAAATTCATTGCGGCCTGCGCGGCATCACCCGCAAACCGGCTACCAGAGCCACAGGCACCCTGACGCTGCACGGTGCACCGCAGACACCCGCAGCGGCAGGCATCCGTGCCGCACACCCCGCATCAGGAGAACAATTTGCCACCACGGCGGCGGCTGTGCTGGATGAAACCGGCACCGCGGCCGTGCCCTGCCGGGCCGTAACGGCCAAGGCCCTGCCGGATTACACGGCAGAGCCGGTAACGCTGGTCAATGCGCCATCCGGCATACTTTCCGGCGCACAGCTGTCCCTTGCCGGCGGCACCGATGCCGAAAGCGACGCCCAGCTGCTGGAGCGTCTGCTGCTGCATATGCGTACTCCGCCGGGCGGCGGCAACCGCTACGATTATCAGCGCTGGGCGCTGGAGGTGCCCGGCGTTACCGCGG is a window of Oleidesulfovibrio alaskensis DSM 16109 DNA encoding:
- a CDS encoding phage GP46 family protein, which encodes MGNDAGLNPYTGDYTGERISHLGNAIYLRIMTPLGTWWADPTVGSRLHEIAREKDLPRIRTLAQQYAQQALAPLVEAGRAQSIQVTAMQPHNGVCLLIICATDSTGNQQTFQYPVRVI
- a CDS encoding baseplate J/gp47 family protein; its protein translation is MPYITPDFAAIRQGILRDTQNLQPDAATLPDSDNYVRASATASAIEGLYQHQLWIARQILPDTADTEYLEIHCGLRGITRKPATRATGTLTLHGAPQTPAAAGIRAAHPASGEQFATTAAAVLDETGTAAVPCRAVTAKALPDYTAEPVTLVNAPSGILSGAQLSLAGGTDAESDAQLLERLLLHMRTPPGGGNRYDYQRWALEVPGVTAAFVYPLRRGLGTVDVAVLSADGLPAAELVTAVQAHIDAQRPVTAAGVTVLAPQPLMIDVHAAVRLQGTTLPVVTAQLQQSLAVFFAALLPGDLVVRSHLEALISGMAGVQDRQLITPAANVQAVVDATRLQWPRPGQVTLEAM